The window GTGTTCTCGGTGATTACACGACGCCGTCCGGCGGCCTTTATGTCGTGTACCCGAGCAGCCGGCACCTCTCGCCCACGGTCAAGGCCTTCATCGCACTTGCGGCCAGAAGAGTGAGCGAGCTCGGGATCGAGAGCGCTGCGGAAAAATAAGCTGAAAAAATAAAAAGGCCGGGCGAACCCGGCCTTGGTCGACAACAACAGTGGGTGTCGCGATCAGCTTGCCGCAGCCAGCTTCTTCTTCTCGATCTGGCGCTTGAGACCGAGCGCCTTCGGCGACAGCTCGTCGGCCTTCGCCTTGATCAGGAAGGCATCGAGGCCGCCGCGATGGTCGACGGTCTTGAGCGCGTTGGTCGAAACGCGCAGGCGCACGGAGCGGCCCAGCGTGTCGGAGATCATCGTGACGTTGCACAGGTTCGGCAGGAACCGGCGCTTGGTCTTGATGTTCGAGTGGCTCACCTTGTGACCCACCTGGGGTGATTTTGCGGTCAGTTCACAGCGCCGGGACATGGCGAAATCCTCTGTCGTCCCCGAAGCGGTCCGAGGCTCAATCCTCGACCTGCACGGGGGTTTAAAATCGTGTCCATTTCAGGAACCGCGGACCTATAGGGGGAGCGGCGGCGATCGTCAAGATAAAGCAGGCTTCCTAGTGTGCTGAACGCGAAGTTCCTGTGAGGGTGCGGCAGGCTCTTTCAGGAACTTCGCGTTCATAAAGCACACTAGAATCATAAGCTTGCTAGTGTCCTGATCGCTTCGCAAGTTCGTCGGAGGTCGCTGAGAACGCAACGAACTTGCGAAGCGGGACACTAGATGCGACGGAAATCGCCGGAACCCGTGATTTCGTGCGGTTTTAGCAGATCTACAGCCTGCGGGAAGCCGTTTTGCCCTAACATATTAACGACGCAATCGCCGCCGCATGATCGGGGCCTTCGGAAAGCGATATCTGTTTGACGACGCTTCGAATTTTACCTTATCGGGAAATGCTTTATTGCCGGTCGCTTTGTTTGTTGGAAACGACGCCTATATGGCCCTAGTGCCGCCGATCTGAAGTTCCTGCACCACTCGCGGCAAACTCATCCCAGGAACTTCAGATCGAAAAGCGGCACTAGAATCATAGATTTGCGAGTGCCCCTGATGCATCCGAAGTTCGTGTCAGAGAGTGCTGCGATGGATCACGAACTTCGGATGCGGGGCACTCGTGGGTGCGGAACAGGACTTGCCGTCGGTGGTGGTTTTTCGGATTTCTGAGCATTGCAGCCGGTCCGTCGTGGCCCGGTTTGGCGTGGCTGTGACGATTTTGGCCGTCTCCGTGACCTCGATCCTGGCCTGGACCGGGGCCGCCAGTGCGCAGGGGCGGCTCGATGCCCGCTACGAGGCTTCGCTGGCCGGAATTCCGGTCGGGAAAGGCACCTGGGCCATCGATATCGCCG is drawn from Bradyrhizobium prioriisuperbiae and contains these coding sequences:
- the rpmB gene encoding 50S ribosomal protein L28; amino-acid sequence: MSRRCELTAKSPQVGHKVSHSNIKTKRRFLPNLCNVTMISDTLGRSVRLRVSTNALKTVDHRGGLDAFLIKAKADELSPKALGLKRQIEKKKLAAAS